A region of Mesoplodon densirostris isolate mMesDen1 chromosome 11, mMesDen1 primary haplotype, whole genome shotgun sequence DNA encodes the following proteins:
- the CALCOCO1 gene encoding calcium-binding and coiled-coil domain-containing protein 1 isoform X1, whose product MEESSLSRAPSRGGVNFLNVARTYVPNTKVECHYTLPPGTVPSASDWIGIFKVEAACVRDYHTFVWSSVPESATDGSPIHASVQFQASYLPKPGAQLYQFRYVNRQGRVCGQSPPFQFREPRPMDELVTLEETDGGSDILLVVPKATVLQNQLDESQQERNDLMQLKLQLEGQVTELRRRVQELETALASTRQEHVALEEQYKGLSRSHGELTEERDVLSRQQGDHVAHILELEDDIQTISEKVLTKEVELDRVRDTVKALTREQEKLLGQLKEVQADKEQSEAELQVAQQENCRLNLELQEARGRQEEQSAQAQRLKDKMAQMKDTLGQAQQRVAELEPLKEQLRGAQELAASSQQKAALLGEELASAAGARDRTIAELHRSRLEVARVNGRLAELSLHLKEEKSQWSKERAGLLQSVEAEKDKILKLSAEILRLEKAVQEEKTQNQVFKTELAQEKDSSLVQLSESRRELVELRSALRVLQKEKEQLQEEKQELLEYMRKLEARLEKVADEKWNEDPATEDEEATTGLRCPAALTDSEDESPEDMRLPPYGLCERGDLGSSPATGPREASPLVVISQPAPIAPHLSGPAEDSSSDSEAEDEKSVLMAAVQSGGEEANLLLPELGNAFYDMAGGFAVGPLSEASTGGPTTPPWKECPICKESFPAESDKDALEDHVDGHFFFSTQDPFTFE is encoded by the exons ATGGAAGAATCATCGCTAAGCCGGGCACCATCCCGGGGTGGAGTCAACTTTCTGAATGTAGCCCGGACCTACGTCCCCAACACCAAGGTGGAGTGTCACTACACGCTCCCCCCAGGCACTGTGCCCAGCGCCAGCGACTGGATTGGCATCTTCAAG GTGGAGGCTGCCTGTGTCCGGGATTACCACACGTTTGTGTGGTCTTCGGTGCCTGAAAGTGCAACTGATGGTTCCCCCATCCATGCCAGTGTCCAGTTCCAAG CCAGCTACCTGCCCAAACCCGGAGCCCAGCTCTACCAGTTCCGGTATGTGAACCGCCAGGGCCGGGTGTGTGGGCAGAGCCCCCCTTTCCAGTTCCGAGAGCCACGGCCCATGGATGAACTGGTGACCCTGGAGGAGACTGACGGCGGCTCTGACATCCTGCTGGTTGTTCCCAAGGCAACTGTGCTGCAG AACCAGCTGGATGAGAGCCAGCAAGAGAGGAATGACCTGATGCAGCTGAAGCTGCAGCTGGAGGGGCAGGTGACAGAGCTGAGGAGACGAGTACAGGAGCTCGAGACGGCTCTGGCATCCACCAGGCAGGAGCACGTGGCGCTGGAGGAGCAGTACAAG GGACTTTCCCGGTCCCACGGGGAGCTCACGGAAGAGAGGGATGTCCTGAGCCGGCAACAGGGAGACCACGTGGCCCACATCCTGGAGCTGGAAGATGACATCCAGACTATCAGTGAGAAGGTGCTGACAAAAGAGGTGGAGCTGGACAG GGTTAGAGACACGGTGAAGGCCCTGACTCGGGAACAAGAGAAGCTCCTTGGGCAGCTGAAGGAAGTGCAGGCAGACAAGGAGCAAAGCGAG GCTGAGCTCCAGGTGGCACAGCAGGAGAACTGTCGCTTGAATTTGGAGCTGCAGGAGGCCAGGGGCCGGCAGGAGGAGCAGAGTGCTCAGGCCCAGCGACTGAAGGACAAGATGGCCCAGATGAAGGACACCCTCGGCCAGGCCCAGCAGCGGGTG GCTGAGCTGGAGCCCCTGAAGGAGCAGCTTCGAGGGGCCCAGGAGCTTGCAGCCTCAAGCCAGCAGAAAGCCGCCCTTCTGGGGGAGGAGCTGGCCAGCGCAGCGGGAGCCAGGGACCGCACCATAGCCGAGCTGCACCGCAGCCGCCTGGAAGTGGCTAGAGTCAACGGCAGGCTGGCTGAGCTCAGTCTGCActtgaaggaggaaaaaagccAGTGGAGCAAGGAGCGGGCGGGGCTGCTGCAGAGTGTGGAG GCCGAGAAGGACAAGATCCTAAAGCTGAGTGCAGAGATACTTCGACTGGAAAAGGCAGTACAGGAGGAGAAGACCCAGAACCAAGTGTTCAAGACTGAACTGGCCCAGGAAAAGGACTCTAGCCTG GTGCAGTTGTCAGAGAGTAGGCGGGAGCTGGTGGAGCTGCGGTCGGCCCTGCGCGTGCTCCAGAAGGAAAAGGAGCAGCTCCAGGAGGAGAAGCAG gaaCTGCTAGAGTACATGAGAAAGCTGGAGGCCCGCCTGGAGAAGGTGGCAGACGAGAAGTGGAATGAGGACCCTGCCACAGAGGATGAGGAGGCCACTACAGGGCTGC GCTGCCCAGCGGCTCTGACAGACTCAGAGGATGAGTCTCCAGAAGACATGAGGCTCCCGCCCTATGGTCTGTGTGAGCGTGGAGACCTGGGCTCCTCCCCTGCCACAGGGCCACGAGAGGCTTCTCCCCTAGTTGTCATCAGCCAGCCGGCTCCCATCGCTCCCCACCTCTCAGGACCAGCTGAGGACAGTAGCTCTGACTCT GAGGCTGAAGATGAGAAATCAGTCCTGATGGCAGCTGTGCAGAGTGGTGGTGAGGAGGCCAACCTGCTGCTTCCGGAACTGGGCAATGCCTTCTATGACATGGCCGG TGGCTTTGCGGTGGGTCCCTTGTCAGAGGCCAGCACTGGGGGCCCTACCACCCCCCCATGGAAGGAGTGTCCTATTTGTAAGGAGAGCTTCCCAGCCGAGAGCGATAAGGACGCCCTGGAGGACCACGTGGATGGACACTTCTTTTTCAGCACCCAGGACCCCTTCACCTTTGAATGa
- the CALCOCO1 gene encoding calcium-binding and coiled-coil domain-containing protein 1 isoform X2, giving the protein MEESSLSRAPSRGGVNFLNVARTYVPNTKVECHYTLPPGTVPSASDWIGIFKVEAACVRDYHTFVWSSVPESATDGSPIHASVQFQASYLPKPGAQLYQFRYVNRQGRVCGQSPPFQFREPRPMDELVTLEETDGGSDILLVVPKATVLQNQLDESQQERNDLMQLKLQLEGQVTELRRRVQELETALASTRQEHVALEEQYKGLSRSHGELTEERDVLSRQQGDHVAHILELEDDIQTISEKVLTKEVELDRVRDTVKALTREQEKLLGQLKEVQADKEQSEAELQVAQQENCRLNLELQEARGRQEEQSAQAQRLKDKMAQMKDTLGQAQQRVAEKDKILKLSAEILRLEKAVQEEKTQNQVFKTELAQEKDSSLVQLSESRRELVELRSALRVLQKEKEQLQEEKQELLEYMRKLEARLEKVADEKWNEDPATEDEEATTGLRCPAALTDSEDESPEDMRLPPYGLCERGDLGSSPATGPREASPLVVISQPAPIAPHLSGPAEDSSSDSEAEDEKSVLMAAVQSGGEEANLLLPELGNAFYDMAGGFAVGPLSEASTGGPTTPPWKECPICKESFPAESDKDALEDHVDGHFFFSTQDPFTFE; this is encoded by the exons ATGGAAGAATCATCGCTAAGCCGGGCACCATCCCGGGGTGGAGTCAACTTTCTGAATGTAGCCCGGACCTACGTCCCCAACACCAAGGTGGAGTGTCACTACACGCTCCCCCCAGGCACTGTGCCCAGCGCCAGCGACTGGATTGGCATCTTCAAG GTGGAGGCTGCCTGTGTCCGGGATTACCACACGTTTGTGTGGTCTTCGGTGCCTGAAAGTGCAACTGATGGTTCCCCCATCCATGCCAGTGTCCAGTTCCAAG CCAGCTACCTGCCCAAACCCGGAGCCCAGCTCTACCAGTTCCGGTATGTGAACCGCCAGGGCCGGGTGTGTGGGCAGAGCCCCCCTTTCCAGTTCCGAGAGCCACGGCCCATGGATGAACTGGTGACCCTGGAGGAGACTGACGGCGGCTCTGACATCCTGCTGGTTGTTCCCAAGGCAACTGTGCTGCAG AACCAGCTGGATGAGAGCCAGCAAGAGAGGAATGACCTGATGCAGCTGAAGCTGCAGCTGGAGGGGCAGGTGACAGAGCTGAGGAGACGAGTACAGGAGCTCGAGACGGCTCTGGCATCCACCAGGCAGGAGCACGTGGCGCTGGAGGAGCAGTACAAG GGACTTTCCCGGTCCCACGGGGAGCTCACGGAAGAGAGGGATGTCCTGAGCCGGCAACAGGGAGACCACGTGGCCCACATCCTGGAGCTGGAAGATGACATCCAGACTATCAGTGAGAAGGTGCTGACAAAAGAGGTGGAGCTGGACAG GGTTAGAGACACGGTGAAGGCCCTGACTCGGGAACAAGAGAAGCTCCTTGGGCAGCTGAAGGAAGTGCAGGCAGACAAGGAGCAAAGCGAG GCTGAGCTCCAGGTGGCACAGCAGGAGAACTGTCGCTTGAATTTGGAGCTGCAGGAGGCCAGGGGCCGGCAGGAGGAGCAGAGTGCTCAGGCCCAGCGACTGAAGGACAAGATGGCCCAGATGAAGGACACCCTCGGCCAGGCCCAGCAGCGGGTG GCCGAGAAGGACAAGATCCTAAAGCTGAGTGCAGAGATACTTCGACTGGAAAAGGCAGTACAGGAGGAGAAGACCCAGAACCAAGTGTTCAAGACTGAACTGGCCCAGGAAAAGGACTCTAGCCTG GTGCAGTTGTCAGAGAGTAGGCGGGAGCTGGTGGAGCTGCGGTCGGCCCTGCGCGTGCTCCAGAAGGAAAAGGAGCAGCTCCAGGAGGAGAAGCAG gaaCTGCTAGAGTACATGAGAAAGCTGGAGGCCCGCCTGGAGAAGGTGGCAGACGAGAAGTGGAATGAGGACCCTGCCACAGAGGATGAGGAGGCCACTACAGGGCTGC GCTGCCCAGCGGCTCTGACAGACTCAGAGGATGAGTCTCCAGAAGACATGAGGCTCCCGCCCTATGGTCTGTGTGAGCGTGGAGACCTGGGCTCCTCCCCTGCCACAGGGCCACGAGAGGCTTCTCCCCTAGTTGTCATCAGCCAGCCGGCTCCCATCGCTCCCCACCTCTCAGGACCAGCTGAGGACAGTAGCTCTGACTCT GAGGCTGAAGATGAGAAATCAGTCCTGATGGCAGCTGTGCAGAGTGGTGGTGAGGAGGCCAACCTGCTGCTTCCGGAACTGGGCAATGCCTTCTATGACATGGCCGG TGGCTTTGCGGTGGGTCCCTTGTCAGAGGCCAGCACTGGGGGCCCTACCACCCCCCCATGGAAGGAGTGTCCTATTTGTAAGGAGAGCTTCCCAGCCGAGAGCGATAAGGACGCCCTGGAGGACCACGTGGATGGACACTTCTTTTTCAGCACCCAGGACCCCTTCACCTTTGAATGa